The DNA region CTGGTCCCGCTTGATGCCCAGCACGTCGGCCACCACAGGGTCCGAGCCGCTGTCGGAGACGAGGAAGTAGGCCATGACGGGGTCCACCTGCCCGTCGCGGTGGACGCGCCCACACGCCTGCTCGTGGACGCCCGGACTCCAGTCCAGCTCGCCGAACACCACCGTCCGGCAGGACTGCTGCAGCCCGTCCAGGCCCGCGCCCGCGCGCAGGGACATGATGAGGATGGGCGTCTGCCCGGACTTGAAGCGCTGGGCCTCCGCCTCCTTCTGGGCCGGGGACTCCTGGCCCGTGAAAATGGCCGGGGAGAATTCGCGGAGTCGCTCCTGCCACAGCCGGTACACCTCGTGGTGCCAGCCGTAGAGCAGCACGCGCTCTCCGTTCTCCACCAGCATCCGGACGAAGTCCGCGACGAAGGGGGCCTTCGCGATGCCCGTGGCCTGCCGAAGGCGCCAGGAGAGCTCTCCGGAGGCATGCAGCCTGTCCTCGGGCTTCACCCCACCCTGCGCGAGGATGATGCGCGCCAGCTCCGCCGCCTTGTCCTCGACGGCGTCCAGCACCTTGGTGTCCGAGTCCACGGTGTGGAGGACACGCGTGAGGGCGGGCAACTCCCGGCCCACGTCCGCGCGCGTCCGGCGCAACATGAGTCCCGTGTCCCGGAGGTACGTGCCGAAGGCCCGCGGGTCCTTGAAGGACAGCTTGTCCTCCACGCCCGTGCACCACTCGCGGCTGAACTCCTCGCGCGTGCCCAGCACACCGGGCTTGAGCGCGTCGAGGACGTGAAACATCTCCCCGCCGTAGTTGTAGATGGGGGTGGCTGACAGGCCGATGACGAAGCTCGCGCGCTCAGCGAGGTAGTGCGCGGCGCGGTACTTCTCCGAGTCGGGCCCTCGGCGCAACTCCTGGCACTCGTCAAAGACGATGGTGCGCACGCCCGCGCTGACCAGCGTCTCCGCCCAGCCGGACAGCTTGTGGTAGTTGAGGACGAGGACGTCTGGCCACGGCAGCTTCCGCCCTCCCCGCCCCTGCGTGACTTCCTCAGGCGTCGCCTTCTTCGCGACGTGGACGCGCAGCCGGGGCAGGAAGCGCGCCAGCTCCCGTTGCCACTGGCGTGGCAGGTGCGTCAGCGTCACCACCACCGCGGGCAAGGTGCGCGTGTCCGTGAAGGCCGTCAGCGCGCTTGCTGTCTTTCCCAGACCCACGTCGTCCGCCAACAGCAGGTGCTGCATGCGCAGGAACATGTCCGCCGCGCGCCGCTGGTACTCGCGCGGAGGGACGTTCATCTGGAAGTCCGGAACCTGGTACTTCGCGGAGAGCAGCTCGGCGACGGCAGCCTCACGCCGCGCATGCTCCCGCGCCCCGTGC from Myxococcus guangdongensis includes:
- a CDS encoding DEAD/DEAH box helicase; this encodes MKCFGTLRLESRKLGARGGERPAWVVQCEPHVSLRLKRVFDRANKGDVGEVLLAATEETARELEWFIQRYPLEVVGKDAQALLKHGAREHARREAAVAELLSAKYQVPDFQMNVPPREYQRRAADMFLRMQHLLLADDVGLGKTASALTAFTDTRTLPAVVVTLTHLPRQWQRELARFLPRLRVHVAKKATPEEVTQGRGGRKLPWPDVLVLNYHKLSGWAETLVSAGVRTIVFDECQELRRGPDSEKYRAAHYLAERASFVIGLSATPIYNYGGEMFHVLDALKPGVLGTREEFSREWCTGVEDKLSFKDPRAFGTYLRDTGLMLRRTRADVGRELPALTRVLHTVDSDTKVLDAVEDKAAELARIILAQGGVKPEDRLHASGELSWRLRQATGIAKAPFVADFVRMLVENGERVLLYGWHHEVYRLWQERLREFSPAIFTGQESPAQKEAEAQRFKSGQTPILIMSLRAGAGLDGLQQSCRTVVFGELDWSPGVHEQACGRVHRDGQVDPVMAYFLVSDSGSDPVVADVLGIKRDQMEGIRDPQASLMEKLETDAHRVRRLAESFLKNRRAA